The following are encoded together in the Primulina tabacum isolate GXHZ01 chromosome 18, ASM2559414v2, whole genome shotgun sequence genome:
- the LOC142533162 gene encoding uncharacterized protein LOC142533162 produces the protein MEQAAIRRTGRRFSSHDQRLVAIGLTILAVVSPLYIDKISLTEPEFDEQPFNFSSYLPLLLLVLITAIVVSGYWELGCSRLDPYWIHRAGGSSVGIIIVLIILAFILKCKAAKMDKDVSFFT, from the coding sequence ATGGAGCAAGCGGCTATTCGGAGGACTGGTCGCAGGTTTTCATCACACGATCAGAGGCTTGTAGCCATAGGCTTGACGATTCTCGCAGTAGTTTCTCCCCTGTACAttgataaaatatctttaaccgAGCCCGAGTTCGATGAACAACCCTTCAACTTCTCTTCATATCTCCCTCTGCTGCTGCTGGTTTTGATCACTGCCATTGTTGTTTCGGGCTACTGGGAGCTCGGATGCTCCAGGCTTGATCCGTACTGGATTCATCGTGCCGGCGGTTCTTCGGTGGGAATTATAATCGTCTTGATAATACTAGCTTTCATTTTGAAGTGTAAAGCTGCTAAAATGGATAAAGATGTTAGCTTTTTCACTTGA